The stretch of DNA TGAGGGGAATCAGATCTAAACATTTTCATTGATTTTGACCCATCATGCCCAGCCGCTCCCGGTAGCGGTGGAGTGCGTTTCCGGTCCCCTTCCCCCGCGCGGAGCGGGGGAGTGCGTTTCCGATCCGCTCCCCTGCGGAGCGGGGGGGGGTTAGGGTGGGGGTAGAAGGCGCCTCGGCCGGGACAGGGCTTGGTCAGCCCGCCAAGGCCTGACCCCCACCCCTGCCCTCCCCCGTCCGCGGGCGGACAGGGGAGGGAGTGTCCCGGTGCCCGAAATTTAGAATATGTTTGGATAGATTTCATACCGCGGCGGCGCCGGCCACGATCTCCGAGAGCTCGCGGGTGATCGAGGCCTGGCGCGCCTTGTTATAAACCAGCCGCAATTCGTCGATGAGCTTGCCGGCATTGTCCGAAGCGCTCTTCATCGCCACCATGCGCGCCGCCTGCTCGCAGGCGATGTTCTCGACCACGCCCTGATATACCAACGACTCGATGTAGCGTTGGAGCAAATGGTCCAGGACCTCCTTGGCCTCGGGCTCGTAGAGATAATCCCAGTGGTGTTTCAGCTCTACCGCGGGGTCCGGCTCGAGCGGGATGAGCCGTTCGAAACGCGGGCGCTGGGTCATCGAGTTGATAAAGGTGTTGGACACCAGGAAGGCTTGGTCGATGCGCCCCTCGCCGTAACCGTCGAGCATCACCTTGACGGTCCCGATCAGGTCCTCCAACTTCGGTGCATCCCCGAGATGGCTCGCCTGGGCGACAATCTTGGCGCCGATGCGGCCGAAGAACCCGATGGCCTTTTTCCCGATCGGATACACCTCGATCCCGAGGCCTTGGCTTTCCCACTCCTTCAACTTTTGGATCATGGCCCGAAACAGGTTGGCGTTGAGCCCGCCGCACAGCCCGCGATCGGTCGACACCACGATGGCGCCCACACGCCGCGCCTCGCGCGGGATGAGGTAGGGGTGGTGGTACTCGCTGTGGGCATGCGCGAGGTGCGCGATCACCATGCGGATCTTCTCGGCATAGGGACGCGCCGCGCGCATGCGGTCCTGGGCCTTTCGCATCTTGCTGGCCGCGACCATTTCCATGGCCTTGGTGATCTTCTGCGTGCCCTGCACGCTCCTGATCTTGGTTCGGATCTCCTTGCCGGCGGCCACGTCAGCGTACCGTCCTACCAGGCATGCTTGGTCTTGAACTCTTCGACCGCGGACTTGAGCCCCGACTGGATCTCGTCGTTGTAATCACCGGTCTCGTCGATGCGTTTCATGAGGTCCTGCCGCTCGCTGTTCATGAAGGACAGGAGCGCCGACTCGAAGGGCCCGATCTGGTCGAGCTCTACATCGTCGAGATGACCGCGGTCGACCGCGTAGAGGCTGACAGACATCTCGGCGACGCTCATGGGCGCGTACTGCTTCTGCTTCATGAGCTCGGTGACGCGCTGGCCACGCTCGAGCTGCTTGCGGGTCGCCTCGTCGAGCTCGGAGGCGAACTGCGCGAAGGCCGCGAGCTCACGGTATTGCGCGAGCGCGAGCCGGATACCCCCGCCGAGCTTCTTGATCACCTTGGTCTGCGCGGCACCGCCGACGCGCGACACCGACAGCCCGGCGTTGATGGCGGGCCGGATACCGGCGTTGAAGAGATCGGTCTCGAGATAGATCTGACCGTCGGTGATGGAGATGACGTTGGTCGGCACGAAGGCCGAGACGTCGCCGGCCTGGGTCTCGATGATCGGCAGCGCGGTGAGCGAGCCGGTCTTGCCCTTCACCCTGCCCCCGCTACGCTTCTCGACCTCGGCGGCGTTCAAGCGCGAGGCCCGTTCCAAGAGGCGAGAGTGGAGATAGAAGATGTCGCCCGGATAGGCCTCGCGCCCCGGCGGGCGGCGCAGCAACAGCGACACCTGGCGGTAGGCCCAGGCCTGCTTGGTGAGGTCGTCGTAGATGATGAGGGCGTCCTGACCGGAGTCCCGGAAGAGCTCGCCCATGGCGCAGCCGGCGTAGGGCGCGATGTACTGCATGGCCGCCGATTCCGAGGCGGTCGCGGCGACCACGATGGTGTGATCGAGCGCGCCGTGCTCTTGGAGCTTATGCACCACGGTGTTGATCGAGGAAGCCTTCTGGCCGATGGCGACGTAGATGCACTTCACATCCGTGCCACGCTGGTTGATGATGGTGTCGATGGCGAGCGCGGTCTTGCCGGTCTGGCGGTCACCGATGATCAACTCGCGCTGGCCGCGTCCGATCGGCACCATGCAGTCGATGGCCTTGAGCCCGGTCTGCACCGGCTGACTTACGGACTGGCGGGTGATGACACCAGGGGCGATCTTCTCGATGGGCGAGGTCGCGGTGGCCTTGACCGGTCCTTTGCCGTCCACGGGGTTGCCGAGGGCATCGACCACGCGGCCGAGCAAGGTCTCGCCCACCGGGACCTCCAGGATGCGTTTGGTGCAGCGCACGACGTCGCCTTCGGCGATATGCTCGTAGGCGCCCATGATGACCGCACCCACCGAGTCGCGCTCCAGGTTCAGGGCGAGGCCGTAGACATTGCCGGGGAACTCGATCATCTCACCCTGCATCACGTCGGAGAGGCCATGGATGCGGGCGATACCGTCGGTCAGGCTCACCACCGTACCCTCCGTGCGGGCCTCGGTCGGCAGGTCGTATTCCTGGATCTTTTTCTTGATCAGATCACTGATCTCTATGGCGCTGATCGTCATCGGTCTCTCTAAATCAAATGTAATCTAATGTAGGGTGGGTTAGGCGCGGCGCCGTAACCCACCGACCCGGCGCGCGGCGCGCCACATTCATTTGGCGGCCTAGCGTCACGCAAACTGGCTGGCGAGCTGCTGCAAGCGACCACGCACCGAGGCATCGATCACGAGATCGCCCATGCGGATCACTGCCCCGCCGATGAGTGCCGGGTCGATGCGCGTCTTGACCTCGATGTCCTTGCCGGCCCGCCGCCTCACCGCACGCTCGATCGCCTGTTGCTGGTCCGCTTCCAACGAGAAGGCCGAGATCACCTCGACCTCAACCACGCCCGCCGCCTCTGCGACGAGCAACGTGTAAAGGCGCGCGATCTCCGGGAGGATCAGGATCCGATCGGCATCCAGGAGCACGCGGACGAAGTTACGCAGATCCGGGGTGAGGCGTTCGCCGGCGAGGTCGAAGATCAACTGAGTCAGGCGCGGGCGACCGATCCGTGGGTCATGCACGAGCCCGCGCAGGATCGGATCCGAGAACAGGGCGGCGAGGAAGGCCAGGCCTTCGGACCAGGGTGATACCTGGCCGCTGCCGCGGGCCTGCTCGAAGGCGGCCTGGGCATAGGGACGCGCGAGGGTCGCGGTTTCCAGCATGATTTCAGAGCCGCGCCGCGAGCTTGTCGAGGAAGGCCTTGTGGGCCAGGGCATCGACCTCGCGCAATAGGACCTGCTCGGCCCCGGCGAGTGCCAGACGACCGACCTCACGCTGTAGCGACTCCCGCGCCTGCTGGATCTCCTGGGCGATCTGATCCTGGGCGGAAGCGATGATGCGTTCGGCCTCGACCCTAGCGTTGGCCTTGGCCTCCTCGACCATCTCGTCGGCCCGTTTCTGCGCATAGGCGACCGCCTCCTGGGCCTTCTGGTGGCCTTCGCGCAGGACCGCCTTGGCGCGGTTCTCGGCCAGCTCCAGATCATGCCGGCCCTTCTCCGCCGCGGCCAAGCCGTCGGCGATCTTTTTAACGCGTTCTGCCATGGCCTGGGTGAGCGGCGGCCACACGAAACGCATGGTGAACCACACGAGGATCGCGAAGGTGATGGCCTGACCTAAAAGCGTGGCGTTGATATCCATGGCGATATCCCTACTAGGGGCACGATCCCCGGGCTAGCCCCCGGCGAGCTTCGCGACCGCCGCGCCGAAGCCGAAGGGATCGGCGAACAGCACGTACAGGCCCATGGCGGCGCTGATCATGGGCACGGCGTCAACGAGACCCGCGACCAGGAAGAAGCGCCCGATGAGGAGGTTCGCGAGCTCCGGCTGGCGCGCCACCCCTTCGAGGAATTTGCCGCCCAAAAGCCCGACGCCGATGGCCGCCCCCAGGGCGCCCAGCCCCAGCATCAGGGCCACAGCGACGACTGCGAGCCCCTGGACGTTACTCAATGCACTGACGAGTTCCATATTTTTCTCCTAGCGGTGTCTGCAACTAATGACTCTCGTGCGCCATGCTGAGGTACACGATCGTCAACATCATGAAGATATAAGCCTGTAGCGTGATGATGAGGATGTGGAAGATCGCCCACGGCGCCCCGAGCAACCATTGCACCGGGTAGGGCAGGAGCGCGATTAAAATAAACACCATCTCGCCCGCGTACATATTGCCGAAGAGTCGCAAGGCGAGCGATAGGGGCTTGGCCACGTCCTCGATGATCCGAAACACGATGTTGACGGGCGCGAGCTTCGGCCCGAAGGGCGCGGACATCACCTCGTGGGCGAAGCCGCGCGTTCCCTTGACCTTGAAGCTGTAATAGATCATGAGCCCGAAGACCGACAGCGACATCGCGAACGTCAAGTTCGGATCGGTGGTCGGAACGGACTTGAAATAATGCACGCCCTGGTCGCCGAGGAGCTTGGGGAGGAGATCGATGGGCAGGAGGTCCATAGCGTTCATGAGGAACACCCACACGAAGATGGTGAGCGCCAGCGGCGCCACGAGCGGATTGTGACCGTGGAAGATCCCTTTGACCGAGCCATCCACCAGCTCGACCACCATCTCGACGAAGTTCTGGAGCCCCGCGGGGACGCCCGAGGTCGCACCCCGGGCGACGAGATACAGGAGACCGAAGGCCAGTCCCCCGACCAGTCCCGACACCGCGAGCGTATCGACATGGACGGTCCAGAAGCCCGAGCCCTGTGCGTTGTTGGTCAGGTGATGCAGGATGTACTGCGAGGCCGATTGCGGGGCTTCGACTGCCATGACGGGTGTTCTATTTCCCCCAACGACTCTTGTGCTTCCAGTTCTATTGCTTCCCCAACATCGCCAGGCCATAGGCCCCGAGCGTCGCGGCATAGGCGATAAAAAGCGGCCCGACCGCCACGGCCTCATACTCGAGGAACGTCACGACGAAAAGACCGAGGGTAACCCCGAACTTGACCAGCTCCGCCAGGACTTGCGCGCCGAGCAGCCCGCCCGGCGACAGCCCTTTTGTTCTCGCGACACACAAGGCCGCGGCCGCGGTTGCCGCGATGCCGATGCCGCCACCGCAGAGCGCCGAGAACGCCCAGCGGAAATGGTACATCACGCAGACCAGCGCCACCGCCGCCGTCACGCCGAGCTGGAGGACGAGGAGTCTCTGGATGACCCTGTCCAACCTACCCGGCGATGCGGCAGCGCGCCATGCTAGTGTAAGTGCCGATACCGAGTCAACTCGCGTCCCGCCGAGCCGAGGAATGCCCGGGCCCGCCTTCACTTCTCACTTCCGAAGGCTCGGGCTTGCGCGTCAGGGGAACCAGAACGCAAGCTGTACGGCCAGCCACACCACGGTAGCGGCGACGAAACCGGTGGCAGCGCGCCGCGTCCACAGGTACTTCTTCTGCACGATCTTGGCGTTGACGTGCACCTGGGTCAAAACCTGGTCGAGCGCGGCCTCTACCGAGAGGCCCATGAACGCCCGCACATAATCGGCCGGCTCCATGCCGTGGATGTCGCCAAAATAAAAAAGTGAGCGCTCGGTGACCGGGGTCAGGCGCGGGCGCAGCGCGAGGACCGCCGAGATCAAGGAGAACCCGAGCGTGACCAGGAGCACCGCATAGGCGATCAAGGGGATCAGGTGCCCTTCCGACTTGAGCTGGGACAGCACCTGCTGACCGGTCAAGGTCAGCGCGGCGACGAAGATCGCGGAGCCCGCGGCCGGCGAGGCGCGCATGCCGGTCCGCCTGCTCAAGGGGCCGGTAACTCGATCGACCGGGGGGCGGGCACCGGAGGGCGGCCGGGGATCCGCCTTAGCACGGACATTTCGGTCCACGCGGAGGGATCCGTAACCTGATCGACCGCTAGGGGATCGACCGCTGTGGGATCGGCCGCTGTGGGATCGGCCGCTGTGGGAGCGGCCGCTGGGCCATCGACACTGGCGCGCTCGGCGGGTGCGAGCGGGCGGACGCGGACCGCCCCATCGGCGCCTGCCGAGGCCAACCGCAAGCCATCGGGGCTCACGGCCACGCCGTAGACCGCCCCACCCTTGCCCTCGAACCGGGCGACGGCCCTGCAGGTGGCCGCATCCCACACCCGCACGCTGCCATCCGCGCTGCCCGAGTAGAGCAAGACGCCATCCGGGCTCACTGCCACGTCGTATACCGCGCCACTGTGCCCGGTGCATGCCGTCCCCTCCTTGGCGGCGATGGGATCGGAAATGGCGAGATCCCAGGTCCGGACCGTGCCGTCCCAGCTCGCCGTCGCGAGGCGTGCGCCGTCGGGGCTGAAGGCGGCTTTGTAGACCCGGCCCGCATGAGCCGTGAGGGTGGTGAGCCGCTTACCGGTGGCGATCTCCCACACGCGCACCGTTCCGTCGCGTCCGGCCGTGGCGAGCCGCGATCCATCGCGGCTGAAGGCGAGGGCATAGACCCGTCCGGGATGGCCTTCCCGGGTCCACTGCGCCTGGCCCGTCACGGCATCCCAGCGCCGGACCGTGCCGTCCGCCCCCGCGGTCGCGACCCACGAGCCATCGGGAGCGAACGCGACACCGTACACCGCGCCCGCATGGCCCTCGATGGTGAGCACAGCCTTGCCGGAGGCACCGTCGAATACGCGTGTCTTGCCATCCGCCCCCACCGTTGCGATGCGCGACCCGTCGGGGCTGAACGCGACGCCGTAGCGGGGGGTGTCGCCCTCCTCCAGGACCGCGAGCGCCTGCCCGGAAGCGCGCTCCCACATCGTCGTCCTGCCGTCCCAGCTGGTCGTGACGAGCCTCGCACCGTCGGGGCTCATGGCCACGCCGTAGACCGCGGCGCCATGGCCCCGAAGCTTGGCGAGCGCGGCCCCGGTACCCGCCTCCCATAGCCGCACCATGCGGTCCTCGCCGGCCGTGGCCACGACGGTCCCGGCCGCATCGATCGCGACGCCGAAGACCGCGGCCGTATGGCCCTTGGCCTTCCAGAGGGCCTTCCCGGGATCCGGTGGCCACAGGCGTACGGTCCGGTCGCCACCGGTAGTGCAGAGCGATCCGTCACGGGCGAACGCGACGCCGTAGACCGCGGCCTCGTGGCCTTTCAGCGTACCCAGCGCCTGGCCCGATGCGGCGTCGAATAGTCGCACCATACCATCCTCGCCGGCCGTTGCGAGGCGTGACGCATCCCGACGGTAGGCGATACCGAAAACACGGCCTTCCTGATCTGCACGCTTCAAGAGCGGAGTGCCCGACACAGCTTCCCATACCCGCACGCTGCCGTCCTCGCCGGCGGACGCGAGCCGCTGCCCATCCGGGCTCACGGCGATGCCATAGACGCGGCCGCTATGGCCCTCGATACGCAGCAGGGAGGCACCCGAGACGGAGTCCCACAACTGCACGCCGCCGTCGCCGGCCGCAGCCAGGCGCCGTCCATCCGGGCTGTAGGCGATGCCGAAGATTGGCGCGTCCGCGCCGTCGAGCGTCAGGGTCTCGCCGCCCGTAGCGACGTCGTAGACCCGTGCCATCCCATCCTCACCCGCGACGGCGAACCGTGACCCATCGGGATTGAAAGCGACCCCGTAGAGCGCCCCGCCGGGCAGCGTGATCTTCAGGGACTCCCGGCCCGTCCCCGCTTCCCACACGCGTGCGGTCCCGTCGAAACCGGCCGTCCCGAGCGACTGTCCATCGCCGCTGTAGGTCAGCCCCCAGACCCCGTCCGTGTGACCACGGAAAGTAAGTGTCGGTGGCGCCGCGATACCGAGACTGTTTATTTCAGGGTCCGCGGGCGCGGCTGAGGCCGCATCTGGTTCGCCAGCGGCCTCGCGCCGGCTGTCCGCGCGGTCGTCCGCCCCAGAACCCACGCGCGAGGCGCGCACGGCCGCCACAATCAAGGCCGGCGATCGCGGTATCTCTGCCGCGGCTCGGCCAATCGGACCTTCTGCTGCCAGATCATTGCCATAGGCGACCATGACCATGAGCGACAGACAGAGACAGCCGGCGCGCGCACGGCGTAAGAGCTTAAACCCTATAGCCATCGCAAGGCACGAGGACACCACGGAGCTGATTCTAAACTATGCGTGCCGCAGCACTCTACGCCTCATCAGATGAGTTGCCATCGCGGTGTTTACGCGGTGTTGAGTTGATGCAAATGTATACCATTTTGCTGATGAACGCCCAGCGAATACGTCACCACGGTTGCACCCAAGTGCTTTCTGGGTTGGTGTTGAAGGGTGTTGGGATCTGAGGTTGGGGGTTCGCGAACTCACCCTCTAGGACTTCATTAGTCGTTTCTGAGAGCCCGGATTCATCGTGCCTTTACCTCCCAGCGGGCGACCGGTAGGATGGCCCGATTTCTTACCTGGGATGTAACCCGGTGAACGAGGAGGAAACGAAAACGGATCACGGACATGCGTGAGCGCAGGGATGGGCATGGGCGCTGGACGGGGAGGACGTTTTGCCGGGATTTGATCAGGGCCTTGCCCGGAGGCCCGCTCGCCGCCCTGCTGGCGGGCTGCGGCCAGCCGGCCGGGAACCCCGAGCCCGCGGCGCCCCCGGCGCCGGCCGTAAGTGTGGCCGAGGTGGTGGTCAAAGAAGTGACCCAGTGGGACGAATTCACCGGCCATATCGAGGCGGTGGACACGGTGGAGATCCGGCCGCGAGTGGCCGGCCATATCGAGCGGCTCGGTTTCAAGGAAGGCAAAGAGGTCAAGAAAGGCGAGGTGTTGTTCGTCATCGACCAACGGTCGTACAAGGCCGAGCTGCTGCGCGCCGAGGCCGATCTGGCACGGGCGCACGCCCGTTCCCAACTGGCCCGCGCCCAGGTGGCGCGTGCGCGGAAGCTGGTCGAGAAACGCGTGATCTCGGCGGACCAGTTCGACGAGCGCCTGGCCGCCGATACGCAGGCCACGGCCGATATCCGCGCCGCCGAGGCGGCCGGCGTGGTCGCCAGGCTCAATCTCGAATACACCGAGGTGCGTTCGCCGATCGACGGCCGTGCCGGCCGCGCGCTGGTGAAACCCGGCAATCTCGTCAGCGGCGGTGAGATGATCCCGGACGCGACCCTGCTCACGACCGTGGTATCGCTCGACCCCGTTCATGTCTATTTCGAGTGCGACGAGCCGACCTATCTGCGCTACGGCGCGATGGCGCGTCAAGGCGAGAGACAGAGCTCGCGCGACGTGGAAAACCCGGTGTTCGTGGGCCTCGCCGACGAACAGGGTTTTCCGCACGAAGGACGCATGGACTTCGTCGACAATCAGCTCGACCCGGCCACCGGCACCATCAGCGCCCGCGCGGTCCTCGACAATCATTCCGACTCACGGGGAGGTCGCCCCTTCACCCCGGGTCTTTTCGCACGCATCAAGCTCCTCGGCAGCGGCACGTTCTCCGCGGTGCTGGTGGACGACAAGGCGATCCTAACCGATCAGGATCGCAGATATGTCTTTGTGCTCGGAGCGGGCGATTCCGCGGAACGCCGCGACGTCAGGCTCGGGCGCATCATCGATGGACTGCGCGTCGTCACCGAGGGCCTGGTCGGGGGCGACAGGATCATCGTACACGGTGTGCAGAAGGTCTCTTTCCCCGGTATGCCCGTCACCCCACAGACCATCGGCATGGGCGATCCGCCGCCGCCCCCCGCCCCGCCCCCGGCGAGCGACGGCGGCGAACCGGCCCCCCCCGCAAAAGAGCCGAACGCATGAAGGACTTTTCGGCGCTGTTCGTCGATCGCCCGATCCTCGCCGCGGTTTTATCCATCGTCATCTTCGTCGCGGGGCTCATCGCCATCCCGCTGCTCCCGATCACCGAGTACCCCGACGTGGTACCGCCTTCGGTCGCCGTGCGGGCCGTGTATCCGGGCGCCAGCCCGAAGGTCATCGCCGAGACCGTCGCCACCCCCATCGAGGAGGCCCTGAACGGCGTCGAGAACATGATCTACATGAAGTCGGTGGCGAGCTCCGACGGCGTCTTGTCCGTGACGGTCACGTTCAAGCCCGACACCGATGCCGATCTCGCCCAGGTGCAGGTGCAGAACCGTATCAACCAGGCCCTGGCGCGGCTGCCCGAGGACGTGCGCCGGCTCGGTGTCACCACCGAAAAGCAGTCGCCCAACATCACCATGGTGGTACATCTGCTCTCGCCCAGCCGCAAATACGACACCCTGTATCTCCGCAACTTCGCCACCCTGCGAGTGAAAGACGAGCTGGCCCGCATCGATGGGGTCGGCCAGGTCATGATCTTCGGCGGCGGGGATTATTCGATGCGCATCTGGCTCGATCCCGACCAGGTCGCCGCGCGCGCCATGACGGCAGGCGATATCGTCCGGGCGATCCGCGAGCAAAACGTGCAGGTCTCGGCGGGCGCGATCGGCGCGCCCCCGCAACCGGGCGCGCGCGACTTCACGCTCTCGATCCATACAGAGGGCCGGCTCGTCACCGAGGAGGAGTTCGGTGACATCGTCCTGAAGACGGGCACGAACAGCCAGATCACGCGCCTGCGCGATGTCGCCCGCATCGAGCTCGGCGCTTCCGAATATGCGTTGCGCTCGCTGCTCAACAACCAACAGGCAGTGGCGGTGGTGATCTTCCAGGCGCCCGGATCGAATGCCATCGAGATCTCCGACAACGTGCGCACCAAGATGGCGGAGCTCGAAAGGTTGTTCCCGGAGGGATTGAAATGGGACGTGGTCTACGACCCGACGGTGTTCGTGCGCGATTCGATCAAGGCCGTGATCACGACGCTCCTGGAGGCGGTGCTCCTGGTGGTCCTGGTGGTGATCCTGTTCCTGCAGACCTGGCGTGCCTCGATTATTCCCCTCCTGGCGGTGCCGGTGTCGATCATCGGCACCTACGCGGTACTGCTCGCGCTCGGGTTTTCGATCAATACCCTGACCTTGTTCGGCATGGTGCTCGCCATCGGTATCGTGGTGGACGATGCCATCGTGGTGGTGGAAAACGTCGAGCGCAATATCGGCAACGGGCTGTCGCCGAAAGCGGCCGCGCATCAGGCCATGCGCGAGGTGAGCGGGCCTATCATCGCCATCGCGCTGGTCTTGTGCGCCGTGTTCGTGCCCATCGCGTTTCTGTCCGGGGTCACCGGCCAGTTCTATCGCCAGTTCGCGGTCACCATCGCGATCTCGACGGTGATCTCGGCGGTGAACTCGCTGACCCTCTCGCCGGCCCTCGCCGCGGCGTTGCTCAAGACCCACGGGGCACCGCCGGATCGACCGACCTTGGTCCTCGATGCGCTCTTTGGCTGGGTGTTTCGGCCCTTCAACCGCCTGTTCAATGGCGCCGCAAAGGCCTATACCGAAGGCGGGCCGCGGGCGCTCGGGCGTGCGCCGCTCATGCTCACGGTGTATGCGTTCCTGGTCGGGGCGACCGTGGTGATGTTCCAGATGGTACCCGGCGGCTTCATCCCGACCCAGGACAAGCTGTATCTGATCGGCGGGGTGAAACTGCCGGAAGGCGCCTCGCTGGACCGCACCGAGGTGGTGGTGCGCAAGATGAGCGAGATGGCGTTATCTACCGAGGGGGTCATCGACGCGGTCGCCTTTCCCGGTCTGAACGCGCTGCAATTCAGCAACACGCCCAATATCGGCACCATCTTTTTCTGCCTCGATGGCTTCGCCAAGCGCGGGCGCCCGGCGCCCGAGATCGCCGAGGAATTGATGGGCAAGTTTTCCGCCATCCAGGAGGCCTTCGCCTTCGCATTCATGCCGCCGCCCATCCTCGGGATCGGAACCGGCTCCGGCTTTTCCTTGTATGTCCAGGACCGCGCGGGGCTCGGCTACGGCGAGCTGCAAGAGGCCGTGACCTCGCTGGCCGGGACACTGTCAGACACCCCCGGTATGGGTTTTCCGATCAGTTCCTACCAATCCAACGTGCCGCAACTGAGCGCGCGCATCGATCGCAGCAAGGCCAAGACCCAGGGTGTCACGATGACGGACGTGTTCGAGACCCTGCAAGTCTATCTCGGCTCGGTCTATGTGAACGACTTCAGCCGTTTCGGCCGCACCTATCAGGTCTATGCCCAGGCCGATGCGCCGTTTCGCGATGAAGCCGAGGATGTGGCCGAGCTGCGCACCCGCAATCAGGCCGGCGAGATGGTGCCGATCGGGAGTGTGGTGAGCATCGATCGGAGTTACGGTCCCGATCCGGTCATCCGTTACAACGGATATCCCGCCGCCGATCTGCTCGGCCAGGCCGATCCGGGGGTCATGTCCTCGACAGAGGCCCTTGCCGTCATCGAGGCGCTGGCGCCGCGAGTCCTGCCCGCCGGTATGGGCCACGCCTTCACCGATCTCAGCTTCCAGCAGATAGCCGAAGGCAACACCAATCTCGTGGTGTTCCCGCTGTGCGTCCTCTTGGCGTTCCTGGTGCTGGCCGCGCTCTACGAGAGCTGGACCCTGCCGCTCGCGGTGATCCTGATCGTGCCGATGTGCATGCTCTCGGCGCTTGTCGCGGTGTGGTACACCGGCGGTGACAACAACATCTTCGTCAAGATCGGTCTGGTGGTGCTGATGGGGCTCGCCTGCAAGAACGCCATCCTGATCGTCGAATTCGCGCGCGAGTTGGAGCACCGGGGACGCGGGATCGTCGAGGCGGCGGTCGAGGCCTGCCGGCTGCGGCTGCGGCCGATCGTGATGACCTCGGTGGCGTTCATTGCCGGCGTGGTGCCGCTGGTGCTGGCGAGCGGCGCCGGCGCCGAGGTGCGTCGGGTCATGGGCATCACGGTGTTTTCCGGGATGATCGGCGTGACGTTGTTTGGTCTCATCCTGACCCCGGTATTTTATGTCGTCATCAGGAGATGGGCGGAGCGGGGCCGCGGTGTCGGGACGGCCGCCATCCCTGTGGCTGGAACGGGCAGAGCGGTCACCGAGTGACGACCCGGCGCAAGCGCCGGCAAGGCAGAGATCCTAGCCAAACATCTTTGAAATCTCGGGTGCCTCTCCGGTTGCCCATGTGTCCGGAATAGGCACCGTCTTTATTTACTCCCTCTCCCACCGGGAACCTCTACGCGCGTGACCATGCAGTCAAGCGCCGTGGGGTCGCAATGCGACCCTCAAAGCAACACTAAATCTTCCCAACAACTCGTGCAGGCGCACCCACGATAACTACGTTTGGTTCATTGAACGATTTATTTACCACTGAGTTAGATCGATCAAAATGCCGGGTTTTTGCTTTGGGTGAAGATCTTTTATAACGACGATGGATCAATAGGTTAGAGTGGAAAAAGCTTGGAAGAGAGGGCGCTCCGTGGTATGTAT from Pseudomonadota bacterium encodes:
- a CDS encoding WD40 repeat domain-containing protein — translated: MAIGFKLLRRARAGCLCLSLMVMVAYGNDLAAEGPIGRAAAEIPRSPALIVAAVRASRVGSGADDRADSRREAAGEPDAASAAPADPEINSLGIAAPPTLTFRGHTDGVWGLTYSGDGQSLGTAGFDGTARVWEAGTGRESLKITLPGGALYGVAFNPDGSRFAVAGEDGMARVYDVATGGETLTLDGADAPIFGIAYSPDGRRLAAAGDGGVQLWDSVSGASLLRIEGHSGRVYGIAVSPDGQRLASAGEDGSVRVWEAVSGTPLLKRADQEGRVFGIAYRRDASRLATAGEDGMVRLFDAASGQALGTLKGHEAAVYGVAFARDGSLCTTGGDRTVRLWPPDPGKALWKAKGHTAAVFGVAIDAAGTVVATAGEDRMVRLWEAGTGAALAKLRGHGAAVYGVAMSPDGARLVTTSWDGRTTMWERASGQALAVLEEGDTPRYGVAFSPDGSRIATVGADGKTRVFDGASGKAVLTIEGHAGAVYGVAFAPDGSWVATAGADGTVRRWDAVTGQAQWTREGHPGRVYALAFSRDGSRLATAGRDGTVRVWEIATGKRLTTLTAHAGRVYKAAFSPDGARLATASWDGTVRTWDLAISDPIAAKEGTACTGHSGAVYDVAVSPDGVLLYSGSADGSVRVWDAATCRAVARFEGKGGAVYGVAVSPDGLRLASAGADGAVRVRPLAPAERASVDGPAAAPTAADPTAADPTAVDPLAVDQVTDPSAWTEMSVLRRIPGRPPVPAPRSIELPAP
- a CDS encoding efflux RND transporter periplasmic adaptor subunit, whose protein sequence is MRERRDGHGRWTGRTFCRDLIRALPGGPLAALLAGCGQPAGNPEPAAPPAPAVSVAEVVVKEVTQWDEFTGHIEAVDTVEIRPRVAGHIERLGFKEGKEVKKGEVLFVIDQRSYKAELLRAEADLARAHARSQLARAQVARARKLVEKRVISADQFDERLAADTQATADIRAAEAAGVVARLNLEYTEVRSPIDGRAGRALVKPGNLVSGGEMIPDATLLTTVVSLDPVHVYFECDEPTYLRYGAMARQGERQSSRDVENPVFVGLADEQGFPHEGRMDFVDNQLDPATGTISARAVLDNHSDSRGGRPFTPGLFARIKLLGSGTFSAVLVDDKAILTDQDRRYVFVLGAGDSAERRDVRLGRIIDGLRVVTEGLVGGDRIIVHGVQKVSFPGMPVTPQTIGMGDPPPPPAPPPASDGGEPAPPAKEPNA
- a CDS encoding efflux RND transporter permease subunit, whose amino-acid sequence is MKDFSALFVDRPILAAVLSIVIFVAGLIAIPLLPITEYPDVVPPSVAVRAVYPGASPKVIAETVATPIEEALNGVENMIYMKSVASSDGVLSVTVTFKPDTDADLAQVQVQNRINQALARLPEDVRRLGVTTEKQSPNITMVVHLLSPSRKYDTLYLRNFATLRVKDELARIDGVGQVMIFGGGDYSMRIWLDPDQVAARAMTAGDIVRAIREQNVQVSAGAIGAPPQPGARDFTLSIHTEGRLVTEEEFGDIVLKTGTNSQITRLRDVARIELGASEYALRSLLNNQQAVAVVIFQAPGSNAIEISDNVRTKMAELERLFPEGLKWDVVYDPTVFVRDSIKAVITTLLEAVLLVVLVVILFLQTWRASIIPLLAVPVSIIGTYAVLLALGFSINTLTLFGMVLAIGIVVDDAIVVVENVERNIGNGLSPKAAAHQAMREVSGPIIAIALVLCAVFVPIAFLSGVTGQFYRQFAVTIAISTVISAVNSLTLSPALAAALLKTHGAPPDRPTLVLDALFGWVFRPFNRLFNGAAKAYTEGGPRALGRAPLMLTVYAFLVGATVVMFQMVPGGFIPTQDKLYLIGGVKLPEGASLDRTEVVVRKMSEMALSTEGVIDAVAFPGLNALQFSNTPNIGTIFFCLDGFAKRGRPAPEIAEELMGKFSAIQEAFAFAFMPPPILGIGTGSGFSLYVQDRAGLGYGELQEAVTSLAGTLSDTPGMGFPISSYQSNVPQLSARIDRSKAKTQGVTMTDVFETLQVYLGSVYVNDFSRFGRTYQVYAQADAPFRDEAEDVAELRTRNQAGEMVPIGSVVSIDRSYGPDPVIRYNGYPAADLLGQADPGVMSSTEALAVIEALAPRVLPAGMGHAFTDLSFQQIAEGNTNLVVFPLCVLLAFLVLAALYESWTLPLAVILIVPMCMLSALVAVWYTGGDNNIFVKIGLVVLMGLACKNAILIVEFARELEHRGRGIVEAAVEACRLRLRPIVMTSVAFIAGVVPLVLASGAGAEVRRVMGITVFSGMIGVTLFGLILTPVFYVVIRRWAERGRGVGTAAIPVAGTGRAVTE